A window from Methylococcus mesophilus encodes these proteins:
- a CDS encoding ATP-binding protein — protein sequence MTLPIISADQRLAERRGVKGVLVGKAGLGKTSQLWTLEAASTLFFDLEAGDLAVEGWAGDTIRPRTWPECRDFAVFIGGPNPALRDDQPFSPAHFDAVCARFGDPGALERYQTVFVDSITVAGRLCLQWCKGQPQAYSEKTGKPDSRGAYGLMGQEMIGWLTHLQHTRNKNVWFVGILDEKLDDFNRRVFALQIDGAKTGLELPGIVDEVVTLAELPADDGSRHRAFVCQTLNPWGYPAKDRSGRLDPIEPPHLGQLMQKIAGPARPLAERLDFSRPAPATIPTQET from the coding sequence ATGACTCTCCCCATCATCAGCGCCGACCAGCGCTTGGCGGAACGGCGCGGCGTCAAGGGCGTCCTGGTCGGCAAAGCGGGCCTCGGCAAGACCTCGCAACTGTGGACGCTGGAAGCCGCCTCGACCCTGTTCTTCGACCTGGAAGCCGGCGACCTCGCGGTCGAAGGCTGGGCCGGCGATACGATCCGGCCGCGCACCTGGCCCGAATGCCGCGACTTCGCGGTCTTCATCGGCGGCCCCAATCCGGCCTTGCGGGATGACCAGCCCTTCAGCCCAGCCCACTTCGACGCGGTGTGCGCGCGCTTCGGCGACCCCGGTGCGCTGGAACGATACCAGACCGTGTTCGTCGACTCGATCACCGTCGCCGGGCGCTTGTGCCTGCAGTGGTGCAAGGGGCAGCCGCAGGCCTACTCCGAGAAGACCGGCAAGCCGGACAGCCGCGGGGCATACGGCCTGATGGGCCAGGAGATGATCGGCTGGCTGACGCATTTGCAGCACACCCGCAATAAGAACGTCTGGTTCGTCGGGATCCTGGACGAGAAGCTCGACGACTTCAATCGCCGGGTGTTCGCGCTGCAGATCGACGGCGCCAAGACCGGGCTCGAACTGCCGGGGATCGTCGATGAAGTGGTCACCCTGGCCGAACTGCCCGCGGACGATGGCAGCCGCCACCGGGCGTTCGTCTGCCAGACACTGAACCCTTGGGGCTATCCCGCCAAGGACCGCTCCGGCCGGCTCGATCCGATCGAACCGCCGCACCTCGGCCAGTTGATGCAGAAGATCGCCGGCCCCGCCCGCCCGCTAGCGGAACGGCTCGATTTCAGCCGTCCTGCCCCCGCAACGATCCCCACCCAGGAGACCTGA
- a CDS encoding DUF2924 domain-containing protein → MNDLKLSVAAQVASLSNLPIKDLWALWDKYFPRRPTHPNRNYLESRIAYKIQEAAYGGLAPETRRRLELIGQRHSKIKSRRVSPAIHLPPGTVLVREWGEQDHKVTVTAEGQFDYAGQSFKSLTAVARHITGTAWSGPLFFGLRQAGEGT, encoded by the coding sequence ATGAACGACTTGAAACTCTCGGTGGCGGCCCAAGTGGCCTCGCTCTCGAACCTGCCGATCAAAGACCTCTGGGCGCTGTGGGACAAGTATTTCCCGCGCCGCCCCACCCATCCCAACCGGAACTACCTGGAATCCCGCATCGCCTACAAGATTCAGGAAGCCGCCTACGGCGGCCTCGCGCCCGAGACCCGCCGGCGCCTCGAGCTGATCGGCCAGCGCCACTCGAAGATCAAGTCCCGGCGGGTGTCGCCAGCGATTCACCTGCCGCCCGGCACGGTGCTGGTGCGGGAATGGGGCGAGCAGGACCACAAGGTCACTGTCACTGCCGAAGGGCAGTTCGACTATGCCGGGCAATCGTTCAAGAGCCTGACCGCGGTAGCGCGCCACATCACCGGCACCGCCTGGTCCGGCCCGCTCTTCTTCGGCCTGCGCCAAGCCGGGGAGGGGACATGA
- a CDS encoding DEAD/DEAH box helicase, giving the protein MMLRPRQTLLVERSLAALHQHGNTLAIGPTGSGKTIMLSAVAGSVLEEPDAKACILAHRDELTAQNREKFGRVNPGLTTSVFDAQEKSWAGAATFAMVQTLARGRHLEQMPTLDLLVIDEAHHAASPSYRAVIDRVRSRNPKALLCGLTATPNRGDGKGLREVFSNVADQITLGEMIASGHLVPPRTFVIDIGVQAALQQVRRTAIDFDMDEVASIFDKQLVTDAVIQHWRDKASGRKSIVFCSTVAHARHVCEAFIAAGIHAVLIHGDLSDAERKARLANYESGPAQVVVNVAVLTEGYDYPPTGCVVLLRPSSHQSTFIQMVGRGLRTVDPEVFPGAIKTDCIVLDFGTASLMHGTLEQTVDLDGHLGQGEAPTKDCPECGAIVPAACLECPLCGHLWERQPKDRGVLSDFVMSEIDLLKRSHFRWCDLFGSDDALMAAGFSAWGGVFFLTGRWYAVGGGKGLPTHLLGVGERTVCMAKADDWLNEHESVDTAHKTRRWLNEPPTEKQLRYLPPQWQSDFGLSRYQASALLSFQFNKRAIQSLVLGADAATHDTQRRAA; this is encoded by the coding sequence ATGATGCTTCGTCCCCGTCAGACCCTGCTGGTGGAGCGCTCGCTCGCGGCGCTGCATCAGCACGGCAACACCTTGGCCATCGGTCCCACCGGCTCGGGCAAGACCATCATGCTGTCGGCGGTGGCCGGCAGCGTGCTGGAGGAGCCGGACGCCAAGGCCTGCATCCTCGCCCACCGCGACGAACTCACCGCCCAGAACCGGGAGAAGTTCGGCCGCGTCAATCCGGGACTGACTACCTCGGTGTTCGACGCCCAGGAGAAATCCTGGGCCGGCGCGGCCACTTTCGCCATGGTGCAAACCTTGGCGCGAGGCCGACATCTTGAGCAGATGCCGACGCTCGACCTTCTGGTGATCGATGAAGCGCACCACGCCGCCTCGCCCAGCTATCGAGCGGTGATCGACCGGGTACGGTCCCGCAATCCGAAGGCCCTGCTCTGCGGCCTGACCGCGACCCCGAACCGGGGCGACGGCAAAGGCCTGCGCGAGGTGTTCTCCAACGTAGCCGACCAGATCACCCTGGGCGAGATGATCGCCTCCGGCCACTTGGTGCCGCCCCGCACCTTCGTCATCGACATCGGTGTACAGGCAGCCTTGCAGCAGGTCCGCCGCACCGCGATCGACTTCGACATGGACGAGGTGGCATCGATCTTCGACAAGCAGCTGGTCACCGACGCGGTCATCCAACACTGGCGGGACAAGGCCTCCGGGCGGAAATCCATCGTGTTCTGCTCGACGGTGGCACATGCCCGCCATGTCTGCGAGGCCTTCATCGCCGCTGGGATCCACGCGGTGCTGATCCATGGCGACTTGTCCGACGCCGAGCGCAAGGCGCGCTTGGCCAACTATGAGTCCGGGCCGGCCCAAGTCGTGGTCAACGTGGCAGTGCTGACGGAAGGCTACGACTACCCACCGACCGGCTGTGTGGTGCTGTTGCGGCCAAGCTCCCACCAGTCCACCTTCATCCAGATGGTGGGCCGGGGCCTGCGCACGGTGGACCCGGAAGTTTTTCCCGGTGCCATCAAGACCGACTGCATCGTGCTGGATTTCGGCACCGCCAGCCTGATGCACGGCACCCTCGAACAGACGGTCGATCTCGACGGCCATCTGGGCCAGGGCGAGGCGCCGACCAAAGACTGCCCCGAATGCGGCGCGATCGTTCCGGCAGCCTGTCTGGAGTGTCCGCTGTGCGGCCACCTTTGGGAGCGGCAGCCTAAAGACCGCGGAGTGCTCAGCGATTTCGTCATGAGCGAGATCGATCTGCTGAAACGCTCGCACTTCCGCTGGTGCGACCTGTTCGGTAGTGACGACGCCCTGATGGCCGCCGGCTTCAGTGCCTGGGGCGGGGTGTTCTTCCTGACCGGCCGTTGGTACGCGGTGGGCGGCGGCAAGGGTCTGCCCACCCATCTCCTCGGCGTAGGCGAACGCACCGTCTGCATGGCCAAGGCCGACGATTGGCTGAACGAGCACGAGTCCGTCGACACCGCCCACAAGACCCGTCGCTGGCTCAACGAACCGCCCACCGAGAAACAACTCCGCTACCTGCCACCCCAGTGGCAAAGCGACTTCGGATTGTCGCGCTACCAAGCCTCCGCGCTGCTTTCGTTCCAGTTCAACAAGCGGGCCATTCAATCCTTAGTGCTGGGCGCAGATGCCGCGACCCACGATACCCAACGGAGGGCGGCTTGA
- a CDS encoding DUF6362 family protein, with protein MAEWTIERVAARFEEAAWTAQDLPPVKVQGYFNCWPAIARQAWEGYADETRECRVQPSPDAVDRMLETMRWVLWLEEEQRHLVWMRAERRGWKIIARRFGCCTRTAQRRWQQALRQVVDRLNH; from the coding sequence GTGGCTGAGTGGACGATCGAGCGCGTGGCCGCCCGCTTCGAGGAGGCGGCCTGGACCGCCCAGGACTTGCCGCCGGTCAAGGTGCAAGGCTATTTCAACTGCTGGCCGGCCATCGCCCGCCAAGCCTGGGAGGGCTATGCCGACGAGACCCGCGAGTGCCGGGTCCAGCCGAGCCCCGACGCGGTGGACCGCATGCTGGAAACGATGCGCTGGGTGCTGTGGCTGGAGGAGGAACAACGTCATCTGGTCTGGATGCGGGCCGAGCGACGGGGCTGGAAGATCATCGCCCGGCGCTTCGGATGCTGCACCCGGACCGCCCAGCGGCGCTGGCAGCAGGCCTTGAGGCAAGTCGTGGACCGGCTCAATCACTAG
- a CDS encoding helix-turn-helix transcriptional regulator yields MNVKHLNQRQLADRWGVSEATLERWRSEGIGPVYLKLHGRVLYRQEDIEAYETRHLRRSPGQCVQAGGAA; encoded by the coding sequence GTGAACGTAAAACATCTGAATCAACGCCAACTGGCGGATCGTTGGGGCGTCAGCGAAGCCACGCTGGAACGCTGGCGGTCCGAAGGCATCGGCCCGGTCTATCTGAAGCTGCACGGCCGGGTGCTCTATCGTCAGGAAGACATCGAGGCCTACGAGACCCGCCACCTCCGCAGAAGTCCCGGTCAATGCGTTCAGGCCGGAGGTGCGGCATGA
- a CDS encoding crossover junction endodeoxyribonuclease RuvC: protein MTTTLIPDGGRSAICPLKSAIWIQTANVRHLGIHILQSLTVQMAEFPDGSAANSPSGATDCLYETIYGIPDGGDSLPLRGRGALRALYPSRRGLSGLGDNDEGDRTTLLALDLGTHTGWALHQRDGTVISGSETFKPQRFEGGGMRFLRFKRWLTEIKQAAGDLDAVYFEEVRRHAGVDAAHAYGGFLAHLTAWCEHHQIPYQGVPVGMIKKHATGQGNANKAAMIAAMRSLGFDPVDDNEADALALLHWARVTQGGGV from the coding sequence ATGACAACGACCTTGATTCCAGATGGCGGACGCTCTGCCATCTGCCCCTTGAAATCTGCCATCTGGATCCAGACGGCAAACGTCCGCCATCTGGGAATCCATATACTTCAATCGCTTACGGTCCAGATGGCGGAATTTCCAGATGGCAGCGCCGCCAACTCGCCATCTGGCGCAACCGATTGTTTATACGAAACAATTTATGGAATTCCAGATGGCGGAGACTCCCTCCCCCTACGGGGGAGAGGCGCGCTACGCGCCCTCTACCCGTCCCGTAGGGGCCTCTCTGGGCTAGGAGATAACGACGAAGGTGACCGGACCACGCTGCTGGCCCTCGATCTGGGTACTCACACCGGCTGGGCTCTGCATCAGCGGGACGGTACGGTCATCAGCGGCTCCGAAACCTTCAAGCCCCAACGCTTCGAAGGCGGCGGGATGCGCTTCCTGCGTTTCAAGCGCTGGCTGACCGAAATCAAGCAAGCCGCCGGCGATCTGGATGCGGTCTATTTCGAGGAGGTCCGCCGCCATGCCGGCGTCGATGCCGCCCACGCCTATGGCGGGTTCCTGGCCCACCTCACCGCTTGGTGCGAGCACCACCAAATTCCCTACCAGGGGGTACCGGTGGGAATGATCAAGAAACACGCGACCGGCCAGGGCAACGCCAACAAGGCCGCCATGATCGCTGCGATGCGGTCACTGGGCTTCGATCCGGTGGACGACAACGAAGCCGACGCCCTGGCTTTGCTGCACTGGGCACGGGTGACCCAAGGGGGGGGCGTATGA
- a CDS encoding DUF6511 domain-containing protein, which translates to MICAICGREGRGFCWASSHDAPHDSGDKRLFKRFCSRRCQDIHLQRLKRSDGVVIDPTHNEKAAMAAVLPRLGDYVAAVGMDRPLSAYSRAEILQLVDVVLTAYFDHLREHAPDDVPF; encoded by the coding sequence ATGATTTGCGCTATCTGCGGAAGAGAAGGCCGGGGCTTTTGCTGGGCATCGTCCCACGACGCTCCCCACGACTCAGGCGACAAGCGACTGTTCAAGCGCTTCTGCTCGAGGCGCTGCCAGGACATCCATCTGCAACGACTGAAACGGAGCGACGGCGTCGTGATCGATCCCACCCATAACGAGAAGGCGGCGATGGCGGCCGTGCTGCCCCGCCTCGGCGACTACGTCGCGGCGGTCGGCATGGACCGGCCGCTGTCGGCCTACAGCCGGGCGGAAATCCTGCAACTGGTCGACGTGGTGCTGACCGCCTATTTCGACCACCTGCGGGAACACGCTCCCGATGACGTGCCGTTCTGA
- a CDS encoding DUF2188 domain-containing protein, which produces MSKNQWVVKNGDGWGVRGEGNSRLTSKHDTQHEAIERARDIARNQSSEVIIQGEDGKIRERNSFGNDPFPPPG; this is translated from the coding sequence ATGAGCAAGAACCAATGGGTCGTCAAGAACGGCGACGGCTGGGGCGTCCGGGGCGAAGGCAATAGCCGATTGACCTCCAAGCACGACACCCAACACGAAGCCATCGAGCGCGCACGAGACATCGCGCGCAATCAGAGCAGTGAAGTCATCATCCAAGGCGAGGATGGGAAGATCCGCGAGCGCAACAGCTTCGGCAACGATCCTTTTCCCCCACCCGGATGA
- a CDS encoding ImmA/IrrE family metallo-endopeptidase produces MTERKWPTAEANRLNVMLGQVLGRERFPVDVEALALEYSKQCFPHAPITQIKGADLPGFEGMLAAHPSKTQWKIVYNSAVRSRGRIRFTLAHEFGHYLLHRDRQELFSCSQQDMEEWDAEERQLETEADTFASYLLMPLDDFRQQIGKERISFELLAHCAERYGVSLTAAALKWIEIAENRAVLVAVRDDHLLWARSNQAAFKSGAVFATRKRTYAVPLESLAHGHNGGIPIQEGSLSAKTWFPKEPRDMPLTELTFVNEHYDYTLALLLMPKAEPRWQREEEEDDDPAERMDSAIRQGRFRR; encoded by the coding sequence ATGACCGAGCGCAAGTGGCCAACGGCCGAGGCCAATCGGCTCAACGTGATGCTCGGGCAGGTACTGGGGCGCGAACGGTTTCCGGTCGATGTGGAGGCACTGGCGCTGGAGTATTCGAAACAGTGCTTCCCGCACGCACCGATCACCCAGATCAAGGGCGCCGATCTACCTGGGTTCGAAGGCATGCTAGCGGCCCATCCCAGCAAGACCCAATGGAAAATCGTCTACAACTCGGCAGTCCGGTCCAGGGGGCGGATCCGTTTTACGCTGGCTCATGAATTCGGCCATTACCTGCTGCACCGCGACCGGCAGGAGCTCTTCAGCTGCAGCCAACAGGACATGGAGGAATGGGATGCCGAAGAGCGACAGCTCGAAACCGAAGCGGACACGTTCGCGTCTTACCTCCTGATGCCTTTGGACGACTTCCGGCAGCAGATCGGCAAGGAGCGTATTTCCTTCGAGTTGCTGGCCCACTGCGCCGAGCGCTACGGCGTTTCGCTGACGGCGGCTGCCTTGAAATGGATCGAGATCGCCGAAAACCGGGCGGTGCTCGTCGCCGTCCGTGATGATCATTTGTTGTGGGCGCGCTCAAATCAGGCAGCCTTCAAGTCGGGTGCGGTATTCGCCACTCGCAAGCGCACCTATGCCGTTCCCCTCGAGTCGCTGGCCCATGGCCACAATGGCGGCATTCCGATTCAGGAAGGGAGCCTCTCGGCCAAGACCTGGTTTCCCAAGGAGCCCAGGGACATGCCATTGACAGAATTGACCTTCGTCAACGAGCACTACGACTACACGCTCGCTCTCCTGCTGATGCCGAAGGCCGAGCCGCGCTGGCAGCGTGAAGAGGAGGAGGACGACGATCCGGCCGAGCGGATGGATTCAGCCATCCGCCAGGGACGCTTCAGGCGATAG
- a CDS encoding helix-turn-helix domain-containing protein — MPSPLGEKIRGLRKQKKLSLDQLADLTESSKSYLWELENKEAPNPSAEKIARIAAVLEVTTEFLMNDQEMTPDAAVADEAFFRKYKKMPEETKKKLRQLIDVWDDDP, encoded by the coding sequence GTGCCATCGCCCTTGGGTGAGAAAATCCGGGGGTTGCGCAAGCAGAAGAAACTGAGCCTGGATCAGCTTGCCGACCTAACCGAATCCAGCAAGAGCTATCTTTGGGAGCTCGAAAACAAGGAGGCTCCCAACCCGTCTGCAGAAAAGATCGCCAGAATCGCCGCCGTGTTGGAGGTCACGACGGAGTTCTTGATGAATGACCAGGAAATGACGCCCGACGCGGCCGTCGCGGACGAGGCCTTTTTCCGGAAGTACAAGAAGATGCCGGAGGAAACCAAGAAGAAGCTGCGGCAACTCATCGATGTCTGGGACGACGATCCATGA
- a CDS encoding HVO_A0114 family putative DNA-binding protein — protein MKTIVIGIMPQEDIRERLLAIARGELKPKTGDPKIWFTSMRSLAEVLSDENRALLKVIRETKPESITSLAATTGRKPGNLSRTLKTMSHYGLVEMKREKNHVRPIVKGTEYRIVAA, from the coding sequence ATGAAAACCATTGTGATAGGCATCATGCCGCAAGAGGACATTCGCGAGCGTCTGCTGGCCATCGCGCGGGGCGAGCTCAAGCCCAAAACAGGGGATCCCAAGATATGGTTCACTTCGATGAGATCGCTTGCAGAGGTCCTGAGCGATGAAAACAGGGCGCTGCTCAAGGTGATCAGAGAAACCAAACCTGAATCGATCACGTCTCTCGCGGCAACGACGGGCAGGAAGCCCGGCAACCTTTCTCGCACGCTGAAGACGATGTCCCATTACGGCCTCGTAGAGATGAAGCGTGAAAAGAATCATGTCCGCCCCATCGTCAAGGGAACGGAGTACAGGATCGTCGCTGCCTAA
- a CDS encoding AAA family ATPase: MLDFNDALPRPANPADLTLQREAVRADLLARLPSVLKTLFPAGKVRGGAFAIGNVQGDPGDSLEVALSGEKAGLWYDHATGEGGDLFALIAAVHGLETHGQFAEVMALAGQLLGTARVEPTPLREKAPVDRLGPATAKWDYVAADGTLIACVYRYDPPTGKEFRPWDVRARLWRAPDPRPLYNLPAIAQAKEVVLVEGERCADALVHQGVAATTAMNGAKAPIDKTDWSPLRGKAVLIWPDRDAPGWDYAENAARACVTAGAASVAILVPPTDRPDKWDAADAVSEGFDCVAFITHGERRVIGVAPPVLPTHTLGALLDDDSPVPPDLIAPRVLTPGGLLVFGGAPKVGKSDFLLAWLMHMAAGASFLGMTPPRPLRVFYLQAEVQYHYLRERVKGIPLPSHRIAEARVNFVATPQLRLVLDEAGLAQVIPAIVQAFGNTPPDLIAIDPIRNVFDGGEAGGENDNGAMLFFLSQRVEQLRTAVNPDAGLVLVHHTKKLGKKPFEEDPFQALAGAGSLRGYYSTGMLLFRPDETQTTRQLIFELRNGAALPVKSVDKFNGTWREVVNTGRRVLQDYAERLDAERRRKHDVILQILFDEAADGRCYSATQFAEAFEGRAGLGAERTIRERLSVLATQGYIKFFRNAEDYGLPPLHRSKFGYQCVEGMVLRREDPPDPDTGEIPMWPVSVYPSHYKCPQTGALLPVEDATIWLYHDEDHP, encoded by the coding sequence TTGCTTGACTTCAACGACGCGCTGCCCAGGCCGGCCAACCCCGCCGATCTGACGCTCCAGCGCGAAGCCGTGCGCGCCGATCTGCTGGCCCGGTTGCCGTCGGTGCTGAAGACCTTGTTCCCGGCCGGCAAGGTGCGCGGGGGTGCCTTCGCGATCGGCAACGTCCAGGGCGATCCGGGCGACAGCCTGGAAGTGGCGCTTTCGGGCGAAAAGGCCGGGTTGTGGTATGACCATGCGACCGGCGAGGGCGGGGATCTCTTCGCCTTGATCGCCGCTGTCCACGGCCTGGAGACGCACGGCCAATTCGCCGAGGTGATGGCTCTGGCCGGTCAGCTGTTGGGTACGGCGCGGGTCGAACCGACACCGCTGCGGGAGAAAGCCCCGGTGGATCGGCTCGGCCCCGCCACGGCGAAGTGGGACTACGTCGCGGCGGACGGCACGCTGATCGCCTGCGTCTACCGCTACGACCCGCCCACCGGCAAGGAATTCCGGCCGTGGGACGTGCGCGCCCGCCTGTGGCGCGCCCCCGACCCGCGTCCGCTCTACAACTTGCCGGCGATCGCCCAGGCGAAGGAGGTGGTGCTGGTCGAGGGCGAACGGTGCGCCGACGCGCTGGTCCATCAGGGTGTAGCCGCCACCACGGCGATGAACGGGGCCAAGGCGCCGATCGACAAGACCGACTGGTCGCCGCTCCGGGGCAAGGCCGTGCTGATCTGGCCGGATCGGGATGCGCCGGGCTGGGACTATGCGGAGAACGCCGCCCGCGCTTGTGTGACGGCTGGCGCGGCCTCGGTCGCGATCCTCGTGCCGCCGACGGACAGGCCCGACAAGTGGGACGCAGCCGATGCCGTGTCCGAGGGCTTCGATTGCGTCGCGTTCATCACCCACGGCGAGCGCCGCGTCATCGGGGTCGCACCCCCGGTACTGCCGACGCATACCTTGGGCGCCTTGCTCGATGATGACTCTCCCGTCCCGCCGGACCTGATCGCGCCGCGCGTACTCACGCCCGGCGGCCTCTTGGTGTTCGGCGGGGCGCCCAAGGTCGGCAAGAGCGACTTCCTGCTGGCCTGGCTGATGCACATGGCGGCGGGGGCCAGCTTCCTCGGCATGACACCGCCGCGTCCCTTGCGGGTGTTCTATCTGCAGGCGGAGGTGCAGTACCACTACCTGCGGGAACGGGTGAAGGGAATCCCCTTACCGTCGCACCGGATAGCCGAGGCGCGGGTGAACTTCGTCGCCACCCCGCAACTGCGTCTGGTCCTGGACGAGGCCGGCCTGGCCCAGGTGATCCCGGCCATTGTTCAGGCGTTCGGCAACACTCCGCCCGATCTGATCGCCATCGATCCGATCCGCAATGTGTTCGACGGCGGCGAGGCCGGGGGCGAGAACGATAACGGCGCGATGCTGTTCTTCCTGTCGCAGCGGGTGGAACAGCTGCGCACGGCAGTCAACCCGGACGCCGGCCTCGTGCTGGTGCACCACACCAAGAAGCTCGGCAAGAAACCCTTCGAGGAGGATCCGTTCCAGGCCCTGGCCGGCGCCGGCAGCCTCAGGGGCTACTACAGCACCGGGATGCTGCTGTTCCGGCCGGACGAGACCCAAACCACCCGCCAACTCATCTTTGAGCTGCGCAATGGCGCGGCGCTCCCGGTGAAGTCCGTCGACAAGTTCAACGGTACTTGGCGCGAGGTGGTGAACACCGGGCGACGGGTCCTGCAGGACTACGCCGAACGCCTTGATGCCGAGCGCCGGCGCAAGCATGACGTGATCCTGCAGATACTGTTCGACGAGGCGGCGGATGGGCGCTGCTACAGCGCCACCCAGTTCGCCGAAGCCTTCGAGGGTCGCGCCGGATTGGGCGCGGAACGCACGATCCGCGAGCGGCTCTCGGTGCTCGCCACTCAAGGTTACATCAAGTTCTTCCGTAACGCCGAGGACTACGGACTTCCCCCGTTACACCGCAGCAAGTTCGGCTACCAATGCGTCGAGGGCATGGTGCTACGGCGGGAAGATCCCCCGGATCCTGACACCGGAGAAATCCCGATGTGGCCGGTTTCGGTCTACCCCTCCCACTACAAATGCCCCCAGACCGGCGCCTTGCTGCCGGTCGAAGACGCCACGATCTGGCTCTACCACGACGAGGACCATCCATGA
- a CDS encoding toxin-antitoxin system TumE family protein has translation MERDPGIETLLDLQDQIIDQGSGYWVKIEAYQVEPTPDVPHGIRYSLTLHEPYGKRILGYDNAHAVKPPKKFKYAGRRLTFDHMHRHARDPGVPYEFKNAHQLLADFFSEVDQVLLEVKKR, from the coding sequence ATGGAAAGGGACCCTGGCATTGAAACCCTCCTGGATTTACAGGACCAGATCATTGATCAGGGCAGCGGATATTGGGTCAAGATCGAGGCGTATCAGGTTGAGCCAACGCCCGATGTGCCCCATGGCATCCGCTACTCACTGACACTGCATGAGCCCTACGGCAAAAGGATACTCGGTTATGACAATGCCCACGCAGTTAAACCGCCGAAGAAGTTCAAGTATGCGGGGCGACGTTTAACCTTCGACCACATGCATCGGCATGCCAGAGATCCAGGCGTTCCGTATGAGTTCAAGAATGCGCATCAATTGCTGGCTGACTTCTTTTCTGAAGTGGACCAAGTTCTGCTGGAGGTAAAAAAGCGATGA
- a CDS encoding site-specific DNA-methyltransferase, giving the protein MLQVEYRPLEKLIPYARNPRTHSVDQVAKIAASIVEFGWTNPILVDGAQGIIAGHGRLAAARSLGLAEVPVIELGHLSPAQKRAYVLADNRLALDAGWDEELLALELAELSGAGFDLALTGFNDDELEALLSIDTEDSDDAEDREPETADDVPEPPAAPLSRPGDVWQLGRHRLICGDASDPDVVAALMGGELARLCFTSPPYDNQRDYTSGGIGDWDGLMRGVFAQLPLTDDAQVLVNLGLIHRDNEVIPYWDPWLGWMRTQGWRRFGWYVWDQGPGMPGDWAGRLAPSFEFVFHFNRQSRKPNKTVACKFAGQETHLRQDGSSTALRGKDGEVGGWTHAGQPTQDRRIPDSVIRIMRHKGKIGRDIDHPAVFPVALPEFVLTAYSDPDDPVYEPFGGSGTSLLAAERTGRRGYAVEIAPGYVDVAILRFRQSFPAIPVTLLDTGETWEVVASQRQAIQTTAG; this is encoded by the coding sequence ATGTTGCAGGTCGAATACCGTCCGCTGGAAAAGTTGATCCCTTATGCCCGCAATCCGCGCACCCACAGCGTGGATCAGGTGGCGAAGATCGCGGCCAGCATCGTGGAATTCGGCTGGACCAACCCGATCCTGGTGGACGGGGCACAGGGGATCATCGCCGGGCACGGCCGCCTGGCGGCCGCCCGCAGCCTGGGGCTGGCGGAGGTGCCGGTGATCGAACTGGGTCACCTCTCGCCGGCCCAGAAGCGGGCCTATGTGCTGGCCGACAACCGCCTGGCTCTCGATGCCGGCTGGGACGAGGAGTTGCTGGCGCTGGAACTGGCCGAGTTGTCCGGTGCCGGGTTCGACTTGGCGCTGACGGGGTTTAACGATGATGAGCTGGAAGCTCTGCTGTCGATCGATACCGAAGATTCGGATGACGCCGAAGACCGCGAACCCGAGACGGCCGATGATGTCCCCGAGCCGCCGGCGGCCCCTCTGTCGCGTCCCGGCGATGTCTGGCAGTTGGGCCGACATCGGTTGATCTGCGGCGATGCCTCGGACCCGGACGTCGTCGCGGCGTTGATGGGCGGCGAGTTGGCCCGTCTCTGCTTTACCTCGCCTCCGTATGACAATCAGCGCGACTACACCTCCGGCGGCATCGGCGACTGGGACGGCCTGATGCGCGGCGTGTTCGCCCAGTTACCGCTGACCGACGATGCCCAGGTGTTGGTGAATCTGGGGCTGATCCATCGCGACAACGAGGTGATCCCCTACTGGGATCCCTGGCTGGGGTGGATGCGGACCCAGGGCTGGCGCCGTTTCGGCTGGTACGTCTGGGACCAGGGGCCGGGGATGCCGGGCGACTGGGCGGGACGCTTGGCGCCGAGCTTCGAGTTCGTGTTCCACTTCAACCGTCAGAGCCGCAAGCCCAACAAAACCGTGGCCTGCAAGTTCGCAGGTCAGGAGACGCACCTCCGCCAGGACGGCAGTTCCACCGCCCTGCGTGGCAAGGACGGTGAGGTCGGCGGTTGGACCCATGCGGGTCAACCGACCCAGGACCGCCGGATCCCCGATTCCGTCATCCGCATCATGCGCCACAAGGGCAAGATCGGACGGGACATCGACCACCCGGCGGTGTTTCCCGTGGCGCTGCCGGAGTTTGTCCTGACCGCCTACTCGGATCCGGACGATCCGGTGTATGAACCTTTTGGCGGTTCGGGGACCAGCCTGCTGGCAGCGGAGCGCACCGGGCGCCGGGGGTATGCGGTGGAGATCGCGCCGGGGTATGTGGATGTCGCGATCCTGCGTTTCCGTCAGAGTTTTCCGGCCATCCCGGTGACACTGCTAGACACCGGCGAAACTTGGGAAGTGGTTGCCTCCCAGCGGCAAGCGATACAGACGACGGCTGGATGA